A segment of the Streptomyces sp. ITFR-21 genome:
TCCGCGTTCCGGCAGACTTGCGTCTGATTGCTGCGGAACTGGTCGAGCTCGTAAATTATTCTGCGGGGTCGGAAATCTCGATCCCAGCCAGACAGGATGACATTGGGGAGGCCTTCGCATCCGTCGGAAGGCACCTTGAATCACAAAATCAGCTAGCACTCCTGCAGGTCGACCAGTTCGAAGCTCTGCTGGCGCGGCCGGCAGTGTTCCAGGCAATCCTGGATCTTCTCATTGCTTGCACTAGCCTCAATTTGCCTATTGTTTGGATTATGGCTCGCAAAAACGACCTGGCGGCAACATACGACGAGGGTGCTGCCATTGATCTACTACAGATGAACCAGCTCAGCAGGCCTATCCGCCTCGACGATTTCAGCCCGCCTGAGGAGCGTGCGCTCCTTAACCGCCTGGCGAGTGAGCTTGGTGCTCCAGTGTCCCAGCCCCTGGCAGAGGCGCTCTTGACCTTCTCTGCTGGTTTCCCATGGCTTCTCAAGCGCGTCTGCGCTCACGTGATCAGCATGTCACGGGAAGGGGTTAGCCAAGCGAATCTGAGCCGGGGAGGATTGCGTGCTGAAGATCTCTTCAACGAGGATCTTGCGGGTCTCGAAGAGGGAGACAAGGCACTCTTGAAGACCCTCGCGGCAAACATGCCAAATACGGCAGGCGAGCTCTCTCGGCGTCTGGAGGGAGAGGTTTCTATTCAGCGCCTAACTCAGAATCTCAATGATTTCTTGGGCAAAAAGCTCCTGCGCCTTTCTGGTGATGTATACGACACCTACAATGACGTATTCAAAGCATATCTTCTCACCGATCGAATCCCCTTCCAGACGCGCTTCGTATTCCGCGTCACTCCTGGACCTGCTTTCGCGTTGCTTTCCAGGATCGCCGAAGATGGCCCAATGGACATGGGCAGTTTCACTACTCGAGTTGGAGGAAATGCCACTGCTACTTACAACAAACTAAGAGAGCTTCGACTTTTGGGACTCCTGGACCCCCAGCCGGGTCGGGTTGCCTTGTCCCCCGAGGCCGCAGCGGCTCTGGAATCGGATAGCCTCGGGGATTACCTGAGAAGAGCACTACGCAGTAACTCCCTCGTCGGCAGGCTTTTGGATCTCATCGCCAATGAGGATTCGGTTACCTTTGATGACATCTCGGAACTACTTCAGCGAGAGTTGCCTCACATCACCGCTAGCACAAGCACTTGGTCGACTTATGCGAGCGTCATGGTCAACTGGGTGAGATATGCGGGCCTGCTGGATGTTGAGGGTGACAGAGTTCGCTCAAAGGAGTCAGTATCGGACGAACTCTTGTTGCACCGAGCGTTCACGCGGGGAACCTTCTCCGCCGGGACTTTCCTTCCGTCGGTTCGGCCCAGCATGGTGAAGTCACTGCTTATCTACCTTCACGATGGCGCAAAGAGCGGGGAAGATATTCGCTCAAAGTTTGGAAGCAAGTCAAGTGCATCACTCATCCGGGACTCCCAGGCGCTTGGCCTGATTGATGGCCAGCCGGATGGGCTTGTGCTTTCGGCGCAAGGGCGGGCAATCGTCGGCAATCCAGATGAGCTGACCGAGAAAAGCGTAGCCATGCTCTGTTTGAGCAAGCAAAATGTTTCCGCCCTGTTGAGTGAGGCAGCGGAGGGGCCTGTGAGTATCGAAAACCAGCAAGCGATAGTAGCCCGGTTCGGCGTGGCTAACTGGGCAGAAGGAACTTGGAAGTGGCGCCTTGGCATCCTGAACGCCTGGTTGGTGGCCTCCGGGCAGGCAAAGTCTGGCCGCACGGGAATTCGGCTGTCAGTGTGAATTCCTGAACGTGACGCCAAGCGGGGCCGCCGCCAGTTTGTGTTGGTCACCAATGGTCGCGACCCGACATCCCGTCTAAGAGCCAGGTGGCGCTTTTGGAGTTCCGCTTCGGATCAATCAGTGCGGGTGATGCCCCGTCCTCTGACTCCAAGGAGCTGGCTGCTCAAAGTCCATTGAGTGCGGGGGACAGTCATGCCGGCTGACCCGCCAGGGTTGGGTGCGAGGCTGCTGCCGGAGGTGGGGGCGGTTCGGCAGGGCGCCCCGTGCCGACACGAGATCCGTCGCTTCGTCACTCGCCAGGATCCTTGCGATTGACCTCTTGCATCAGGCGCCTCCGTGCCTCCCTGGAGGCGATGAGGTCGTCCTGGGCTTCGGCCAGCTCCTCTTGAAGGCGGTCTCGTTCCTCACTCAGGGCGGCAAGTTCTCGGTTGCGACTACGAGCGTCTTCCTCCAGCACCCTGACGCGGGCAGCGACGTCTTCAGATGCCGCCGACTCCACCTGCTGCCCGAGCTTGCGCCGAAGCGCATCCCTGAGCTCATCTCGTTCCTTGACGACGGCTTTCAGCTCGGCTCTCGCGAGTTGGAGATCGACCGCGAGACTGCCTTGGCTCACCGCCGTGCCGGTCTCAGTACCTCGGTCGCCAGCGAGCTCCTGCTGGCCCCGGGCCTTGTCGATGTACTGCTTGATTTCCGGCTGATAGACGAGCCAGACGGATACCTCGGCCGCCCTTGCGACGGTGGCGCAAGTGATGGCCTGGCCGGCAGCCTTCATCTCATCGACGCGGGCAAGGACGCGGGCCCGCTTTTCCTGGCTGTCCTTGCGGCGCGCTTCGCGCAGGACGTCGGCTGGCCTGCGCTTGGCTTCGGCGCTCACTCGGCTGTCTCCTTCGGCGGCCCCAGGGTCGGAAGCCCCAGTGTGACGGTTCGAGCCTTGGATCCAGCGCGGACCTTGCGCAGAACCGCTGCGGCCTCCTCCACCTCCTGCCGCTCCTGGGGTGTCATGGCCTCCAGCCTGCGCTTCTGGTTCTCCCTCACGCCCTGGTATGCCTCGATCTGATCGTCGAAGTTGTTGACCACGAATTGGGCGACCCCGGCATCCAGGGCAGCCTCGCGATCGGCCTTGAGCGCCCGGATATGGTCCTCGATGGCCGGCAGATAGGACGGATCAGGCCGGTAGGACGGGCAGCCGGCGCACTGATGACGGATCGGGCAGGCAGCGCCGCCCGCCTTCACGTTGTTCGGCTCGATGCAGTTGCCCCAGGCCACGGCCACCGACCGCTGTTCGTAGGCAAGGTTGGAGGTCATGGGCGCCGGGTTGCCCAGACGGTCGGTGACATGCGCTCGCACGGCCTTGATCGCCTCCCGCTTCCGCTTGAGCGACACCTTGTAGTACCCGGACGTCGTGGTCGGGCTGACATGATCCATGAGGGACTGAAGGACGTCTTGGGGAACATCCGCGTCGGCGTGGCGCTGGCAGTACGAGTGCCGGAAGGCGTAAGGGATCACGCGCTTCCGCTCGAAGGGCTCAGGGGTGCCGTCGGGGCCGGATATCTCGGAGTCCAGGACGGGAATGACATCGGCCCAGTTCCTGATGAACTGCCAGATGTCGGTGGTGACAGGGTGGTCGTATTCGCCCTCCGCGGTGCGGGCCGGGAAGAGGTACTCACGGCTTCCCTCAGGGACGTTCATGGCCAGCCGGAGCTTCTTCCAGGCCAGGATGATGTCCACCGTCGACTGCGTGATTGGCAGGCGCCGCCGGTAGCGGCCGGCCTTGTGGTTGTCCCAGATGAGTTGCCAGTCCCCGCCGTCCTTCTCAAGGCAGTCCAGAAACAGACTGCCGATCTCGTAGGGCCGTCGGCCGGTATCGCGCAGGAGGAAGTAGAAGGTTCTGGCCATGGCCTTCACATCCTCGGTGGCCATGGCGCCATAGGGCATCCCCTCGCCGAGCTGGTCGACGTGCGCGTCCAGTTGCCGGATCACCGACTCCGGGATGTTCTTCCCGATCTGCTCCTCGTTCTCCTCGTCCCGGTAGGAAATGTTGTGGTCCCTGTGGCGTCCGAACTTCTGCGACAGGTCCTCCAGAAGGTCGTGGTTGCGCCCCCACTCAAGGAAGTCGAAGAACTTCGTCGCGTAGATCGCCTTGCTCTTCGACTTCAGCGGCGTGCCATCGGCTTTGGTCATCGCTTCGACGGACTTGATCACGGCAGCCATGTCGGTGAACTTCAGCGTGGCCGGATCGCTGCCCCCGCCGGGACGCTGGGCCAGCGTCTGGGACGCCAGGACGCAGACCCGGTAGTGGAACCAGAGGTCTCGGCTGACCGGATGCGTATCGGTGGCCCATTGCATGAGCAGGTCACGCAGCCACAGCACCTCGATCTTCCCAAAGTCCATCGTGCCGGGGTTGCGACGGCTCTTCTTGCGGTTGGAGTCCCGGCGCACGACCCCGACGGCGGTCAGGTCCCAGACGAGGTGGTCGGTCGGCTTGATGCCCTGGAACTCCTCCAGGGCGAAGCGCAGTTGATTCTGGATCTCACGCAGGAGGGCACCGCGGTTGCCGCCGTAGTTCCTCTCACCGGTCTTCGGCATGAGGAAGGACTCACCCGCCAGCGCGATGCTCGGCAGGTCCGCCAGGTGCCTGACCGCGAACCGGATCGGCGCTGGTTCGAGCTTCTTGCCGCGCAGGCCGCCCCGCTGCAAGACATACAGAAGCTCCAACCGAGCCAGCTCGCTCAGCGGGGCGAGCGAGAAGTCCGGGGCTTGGAGGTAGGGAGCCATGGTCCCCGCCCACGCTTTCCTTCCGGTCTCGCTGTCGGCCGCCCCTGTGGCCTTGCGGTGGTCCCGCCACTGTCTGCGGTGATCCGGGCACAGTTCGTTGATCGCGGTTCTCTGGTAGAGGCATCCGCCGACCGCGCACGACGGAAGCGCGGCGAAGGGCTCCTCGGTCTCTGCCCAGGAAGTGAGCTCCAGCTCGGGGCTGCGGCCCGAACGGTTCCTCCAACGGGCGTAGTGGGCAGCGCAGAGCCCATGCGTGGCGCTGTCGCGGCCGCAGTCGCCGTTCGCAGCCCAGCAGATCGCGGCGAACCCGTACATCCGGTTGCGGTTCGGTTGATGGCTGGTCTGGAACTCGGTCAGGTCGGGCTTCCCCAGGCGCTCGAAATCCCGCGAGCAGTCGGTGCAGAAGGTCCGGCCAACGGTGAGAGTGGGGCAGGCCGCGACGGTGCATTTGCGTACCGCGGTTAGGGGATTGGTTGGGTCTCCCCGGAACAGCATCAGCTCGTGCTGCCACTCGCCGCGGCGCCAGTCGCGATCGACGCGCTCGCAGAGCCACGCCGTCCACTCATCCACGCGGTCTGCGAGGCTGCGCTGGCGGGCCTCGATGAGCCTGGAGGGCGCGACGACGGTGGTCACTTAACGGCCTCCCGGCGTGCGGCGACCATATCGACGGCCTTCCGCTTCTCTTCGTCGCTGGCGTGGACGTAGGGGTTCATCGAGACCGGCGAGACGTGACCCATGAAGCCCTGCACAACGTCCCGCCCCACCCCTGCGCGGATCCACTCGGTGGCTGCGTAGTGGCGACACATGTGCGGATTCGCCTCGAACCCGGCCTGCTTGGCGAGACGCTTGAACAGCTCGTAGGTCGAGGGGTACTTCATCGCAGCCCCGAGCGGTGCGCGAAAGAGATTGACGAAGACGAAATCCGACCCCTCAGCCTCCGTTACCTCGTCACGCTCGTGCTGGTAGGCGGCATAGGCGCCGGCGAACTCCTCGTCCACCGGGATCCAACGCGGCTGCCGCGCTTTCGCTACCGCGCCGTTCGCGTTGTCTTCACGCCGCACAACATGGATGTGTGGGCCCACCACGGAGCATCCGACGGTCCGCGAGTCCGGCAGCAGGTGCATGTCCTCGCGCCGCATGCCCAGGGCTTCACCGATTCGCACGCCCGTGGCGGCCATCAGGTGCACCAGGAACCTGTCCCGTGCGTGCAGCGCGGAGGCGATGATGGCGTCCACCTGCGCACGAGTGAGCCACTCGTATCCGGGGACGGCGACTTTGAACTTGAGCTTGCGGGCGCTGATCGAGCGGAACTGCCCGTTCTCGCCTGGGTCGTGGGCGGGCGGAGCGAAGGTCAGCTGCTTCGGCTCCGTCAGCTTCGAGACAACGCTTGCCGGAGCGTAGTCCTGGAGCCCGCAGAAGCGAAGAAACCCGAACACGGTCGTCAAGATGGCGTTCGCCGTGCCCTTGCTCCGGTACCGCCGCTCGGTCGGCGGCTTCCGCCCCCGCGACGGAAGGGGCTCCTCGACCAGCCACGACTTGAACGAGCTGAGCTGGCGGAACGTCGGATCACCCCAGTCGACCCCGAACATCGCGCACCACGTGAGGTATTGGGCGACCCGGATCGCGTAGGTGCGTTGGGTGTTCACTGAGTCGCCTTCATCCCTGAAGGACGCGATGAACGCACTGGCGGCAGAGTGCAGCTCGTAGCGGTTGTCAACCACCACCCAGAAGGTCGTTCCGTTCC
Coding sequences within it:
- a CDS encoding tyrosine-type recombinase/integrase, which gives rise to MVVDNRYELHSAASAFIASFRDEGDSVNTQRTYAIRVAQYLTWCAMFGVDWGDPTFRQLSSFKSWLVEEPLPSRGRKPPTERRYRSKGTANAILTTVFGFLRFCGLQDYAPASVVSKLTEPKQLTFAPPAHDPGENGQFRSISARKLKFKVAVPGYEWLTRAQVDAIIASALHARDRFLVHLMAATGVRIGEALGMRREDMHLLPDSRTVGCSVVGPHIHVVRREDNANGAVAKARQPRWIPVDEEFAGAYAAYQHERDEVTEAEGSDFVFVNLFRAPLGAAMKYPSTYELFKRLAKQAGFEANPHMCRHYAATEWIRAGVGRDVVQGFMGHVSPVSMNPYVHASDEEKRKAVDMVAARREAVK
- a CDS encoding tyrosine-type recombinase/integrase, whose product is MTTVVAPSRLIEARQRSLADRVDEWTAWLCERVDRDWRRGEWQHELMLFRGDPTNPLTAVRKCTVAACPTLTVGRTFCTDCSRDFERLGKPDLTEFQTSHQPNRNRMYGFAAICWAANGDCGRDSATHGLCAAHYARWRNRSGRSPELELTSWAETEEPFAALPSCAVGGCLYQRTAINELCPDHRRQWRDHRKATGAADSETGRKAWAGTMAPYLQAPDFSLAPLSELARLELLYVLQRGGLRGKKLEPAPIRFAVRHLADLPSIALAGESFLMPKTGERNYGGNRGALLREIQNQLRFALEEFQGIKPTDHLVWDLTAVGVVRRDSNRKKSRRNPGTMDFGKIEVLWLRDLLMQWATDTHPVSRDLWFHYRVCVLASQTLAQRPGGGSDPATLKFTDMAAVIKSVEAMTKADGTPLKSKSKAIYATKFFDFLEWGRNHDLLEDLSQKFGRHRDHNISYRDEENEEQIGKNIPESVIRQLDAHVDQLGEGMPYGAMATEDVKAMARTFYFLLRDTGRRPYEIGSLFLDCLEKDGGDWQLIWDNHKAGRYRRRLPITQSTVDIILAWKKLRLAMNVPEGSREYLFPARTAEGEYDHPVTTDIWQFIRNWADVIPVLDSEISGPDGTPEPFERKRVIPYAFRHSYCQRHADADVPQDVLQSLMDHVSPTTTSGYYKVSLKRKREAIKAVRAHVTDRLGNPAPMTSNLAYEQRSVAVAWGNCIEPNNVKAGGAACPIRHQCAGCPSYRPDPSYLPAIEDHIRALKADREAALDAGVAQFVVNNFDDQIEAYQGVRENQKRRLEAMTPQERQEVEEAAAVLRKVRAGSKARTVTLGLPTLGPPKETAE
- a CDS encoding DUF6262 family protein; the protein is MSAEAKRRPADVLREARRKDSQEKRARVLARVDEMKAAGQAITCATVARAAEVSVWLVYQPEIKQYIDKARGQQELAGDRGTETGTAVSQGSLAVDLQLARAELKAVVKERDELRDALRRKLGQQVESAASEDVAARVRVLEEDARSRNRELAALSEERDRLQEELAEAQDDLIASREARRRLMQEVNRKDPGE
- a CDS encoding restriction endonuclease; the protein is MQIAFFDADSNELTSNKKGTLFERFTARLVEMSGYRDVQLRAKRSSLEYDIEATSSLHSRKLFGEAKAHEASMSGKEASAFVGKLLPLSLSAGGVDGLFISTSPFTPEANDYLESLKSSGATVAGITLRTLAGDEIPRFLAERGIGIPESHLRDKVQRETGLQAFDAWIVVAERGDFFVLSLGQNVMSTATAFSVFSLAGDWIAISDTEATRLSNQVSDLKELRLLAPQAPQVRTDNEAQTLPAVVAGSGWFDYKFPSPPECFIGREAALIEIDKFLAEISGGSTTLRAAQVLSRSGVGKSSLLLKVAASGRGIAAVTVDGRNLRVPADLRLIAAELVELVNYSAGSEISIPARQDDIGEAFASVGRHLESQNQLALLQVDQFEALLARPAVFQAILDLLIACTSLNLPIVWIMARKNDLAATYDEGAAIDLLQMNQLSRPIRLDDFSPPEERALLNRLASELGAPVSQPLAEALLTFSAGFPWLLKRVCAHVISMSREGVSQANLSRGGLRAEDLFNEDLAGLEEGDKALLKTLAANMPNTAGELSRRLEGEVSIQRLTQNLNDFLGKKLLRLSGDVYDTYNDVFKAYLLTDRIPFQTRFVFRVTPGPAFALLSRIAEDGPMDMGSFTTRVGGNATATYNKLRELRLLGLLDPQPGRVALSPEAAAALESDSLGDYLRRALRSNSLVGRLLDLIANEDSVTFDDISELLQRELPHITASTSTWSTYASVMVNWVRYAGLLDVEGDRVRSKESVSDELLLHRAFTRGTFSAGTFLPSVRPSMVKSLLIYLHDGAKSGEDIRSKFGSKSSASLIRDSQALGLIDGQPDGLVLSAQGRAIVGNPDELTEKSVAMLCLSKQNVSALLSEAAEGPVSIENQQAIVARFGVANWAEGTWKWRLGILNAWLVASGQAKSGRTGIRLSV